The genomic window CCATCGCCGCACCTATATTGGAGCCATGCCAGGCCGCATCATCCAAACCATGAAAGATGCAGGCACGATCAACCCAGTTTTTATGCTTGATGAAATCGATAAGCTGGGCAATGATTTCCGCGGCGACCCAGCAGCGGCCTTGCTTGAGGTACTTGATCCTGAGCAAAATAATACCTTTGCCGATCACTACCTTGATCTGCCGTATGATCTTTCGAAGATTATGTTTATTACCACTGCCAACATGCTCGACCCAATCGACGAGCCATTGCTTGATCGGATGGAGATTGTTGAGCTACCAGGCTATATCGAAGAAGAAAAAGTGCAAATTGCCCGTAAATTCTTGATTCCCAAGCAAATCGAGGCCAATGGCTTGAAGCAACATCCGATTACGATCAGCGATGAAGCCTTGCGCCAAATCATTCGCACCTACACCTGGGAAGCGGGCGTGCGCAACCTTGAGCGCGAAATTGGCGGCATTTGTCGTAAAATTGCTCGCCGTGTCGCCGAGAAAAAGCGCTATCCACGCCGAATCACGCCAACCATGCTCACCGATTTTCTTGGTCAGCCGCCGTTTGACTATAGCCGCGCCAATGATCGCGATGAAATCGGGGTGGCGACAGGTATGGTTTGGTCGAGCAACGGCGGCGATGTGGTCGCAATCGAAACCGCGATTGTTGATGGCAAAGGCACAACCACCCTGACTGGCCAACTTGGCGATGTGATGCAAGAATCAGCCCAAGCAGCGCTTTCGTATGCCCGAGCCTCATCGCGCCGTTTGGGGATCGATGGCAAACGCTTCGAAAAAATCGATATTCATATTCACGTACCCGAAGGTGGTGTGCCCAAGGATGGGCCATCGGCAGGGATTACTTTAGCCTGTTCGGTCATTTCAGCCTTAACCCATCGGCCATTGCGCCGCGATGTGGCCATGACTGGCGAAATCACCCTGCGCGGGCGAGTGCTGCCAATCGGCGGGCTGCGTGACAAAATTTTAGGGGCATATCGCGCAGGCATCACCACCATGCTGATTCCCAAAAAGAATTTGCGTGATTTGGAAGAAGTGCCCAACAATGTGCGCCGCCAAATAACCGTGGTTGCGGTTGAACATATGGATGAGGTCTTACCAATTGCCTTTGTCTCAAATCCGCTTGAGCGCGGCAGCCAACACACTAGCGACGGCGATCAAACCAGCGTGGTACTACCAACGATCACCCAACCGCAGCTTGGCTCAGTCGAATTGTGATTTATTGCGCAAGTTGGTAAGCTCGGAAGTAAACTCACCCTCGTAAGCTAGGATTAAAGTCATCCATTCAAGTAGCACAATCGCGTACTCTTGGCATGATACCTGCCTAGGTAGCTACATGAGATTAGGCGATTGGACGCAGGAAACCTGACCTTTGCGAGGTTTTTAAATCGATCCACATTACGGGGGTATTGCAGATTATGCAACATATCGTGGTTGTTGATGATACACCAGCGTTAGCCGAATTAGTCATGCGCATGTTGACTCGCTATGGCTATAGTGTGCGCACGCTGAGTGGCGGGCTGCAATTAATTGAATATATGCGCCAACATCGCCCAGCACTTGTACTACTCGATGTAGGACTGCCAGTCAAAGATGGTTGGACGCTGATTCGCGAAATTCGCATGCAGCCTGATTTAGCACATATTCCGGTGATCGCCGTCACCGCACATGCCGCCGACGAAGACCGCCAACGCGCCTTCAGTGCTGGCTATACCAATTATCTTTCTAAGCCGTTTGATGTTCAAGATTTATTGCAGATGGTGCGCGGATACGTGCCATCGGCAGTCTAGAGGAGTCGTGTGTGGCCGCCCGTTCAATGCCAACAATCAACTTGCCAACCCAGCTAAAGGCTCATCTTCAGGCCGGCCATCCATGGGTCTACCGCGACCATGTGCCGCCTAGTACTCGTTTAGCCAGCGGCACATGGGTGCGGCTACACTGTGGCAATTGGCAAGGATTTGGCTTGTGGGATGCTCGCTCGCCGATCGCTCTACGCATTTTTTCGAGCCGCATGCAGCCCGATGCCAACTGGATCAAAACGGTTGTGCAGCAAGCATGGCAAGCGCGTGAACCGTTGCGCCAAACTGCCACCACTGCCTATCGTTTGCTGTTTGGCGAGGGCGATGGCCTACCAGGGATCACCGTTGATCTCTATAATCAATATGCCGTGATCGCGACCTACGCCGATTGTGTTGAGGTATTGATTGCCGATGTGGTCAAAGCCTTACAAGCTAGCGTGCCGCAACTGCGGGGCGTAGTGCGCCGCCGCCGCGACGATAGCGAAAACGACGATGAAACTGGCAAAATTGAGTTGTTGTGGGGCGAATTGCCACCAGCTCAATTGGTGATCGAAGAACATGGCCTTAAATTAATTGCTAATTTGTTTGAGGGCCAGAAAACTGGCTTATTCCTTGATCATCGTGAAAACCGCCATACCATTGAACAATGGAGCAATGGTAAAACGGTGCTCAATTGCTTCTCATATACTGGGGCATTTTCGTTATACGCTGCTCGGGGCGGAGCAACTGCCACCACCAGCGTCGATATTGCACCAGCTGCTGCCCACGATGCTGAGCAAAATTTTATGCTCAATGGCTTGATGAACGAACATCAGCGCTTTTTGGCCCGCGATTGCTTCGATTTTCTCAGTCGCACGATTCAGCGTGGCGAAACCTATGATTTGGTGATTCTCGACCCGCCTTCGTTTGCTCGCTCGAAGAAGAATATTCATGCAGCAACTCGTGCTTATGTCAAACTCAATGTCTTAGCGATTCAATGTGTGGCTAAGGGTGGGCTATTGGCCTCGGCCAGTTGTACCAGCCAACTTTCGCCCGCCAATTTTCGCTTGATGCTGGGCGAAGCTGCTGCCCAAACTGATCAGCAATTGCGAATCATTCATGAAGCTGGGCAAGCGCTCGATCACCCAGTACCAGCGCATTTTAATGAAGGCCGCTATCTCAAGTTTGTGCTAGCTCGCGTTGATGAGCGGATGTGATAGGTGTGATCTAACCGCGAAGAACACGAAGGCTGCTAAGATCTCCAATGTCTGGATTGGCGATCTCATTGTTTCTGCCAACTCCCAGCCTTTGCGTTCTTCGTGCTCTTCGCGGTTTCAACGCTTAATTTGCTTTCTGGATTATTTCCATTACCCCAACTCCCAGCCTTCGCGTTCTTCGTGCTCTTCGCGGTTTCAGTGCTCCCGATCTCCATTCCAAACTAGCTCATTTATGCTAAAAAGCCCAATTTATGCTACAATAGCAAGGCAGAATGTGTATCTACGAGGAGCCTGAGCAATGCCAATTCGTGTTTTAGACCCAACTTTAGCCGCCCAAATCGCTGCTGGCGAGGTGGTTGAACGCCCAGCCTCGGTTGTCAAAGAATTAATCGAAAATTCGGTCGATGCTGGCGCTACCGAGATTCGGGTCGAGGCACGCGAGGGCGGCAAACGCGAGTTGCGCATTCAAGATAATGGCTGTGGCATTGCCAGCGACGAGGTTGAAACGGCATTTTTGCGCCATGCCACCAGCAAGGTAACCGAAATTGAAGATTTATTTTCGATTCGCACGCTGGGTTTTCGTGGCGAAGCCTTGCCGTCAATCGCCTCAGTTGCTCAAGTAACCTGCCTTACCCGCACTGCTGCCGATGAAGTTGGCACTGAATTGCGGATCGCAGGCGGCGAAATTCAGGCTAAAACGCCGCGTGGCTGCTCAGTTGGCACAACCTTCACAATCCGCAATCTGTTTTATAACACCCCAGCACGGCTCAAATTTATGCGCTCCGATGCTACCGAAATGAGCCAAATCAGCACGATCGTTACCCAATATGCCTTGGCCTACCCCAACATTCGCTGGACCTTGCTGCTCGATGGCAAGCTGGCTTTGCAAACTCCAGGCAATGGACGCTTGCTCGATGCCTTAATCGAATTGTATGGGATTGATGTTGGCCGCGAGATGATTAGTGTTGATCGTACCTCGGAAGCCGAAGATGAAACCGTGCGGGTCCACGGCTTTGTCAGCCAGCCCTCGACCTTTCGCGCTGCCCGTTCGTATATGCACCTATTCGTTAATCAGCGCTGGATCAAGCCGCAAGGCAATTTGGTCTATATGATCGAAGAGGCCTACCATACCTTATTAATGAAGGGTCGGCATCCGATTGTGGCCTTGAATATTGAGCTTGAGCCAGAAGCGGTTGATGTGAATGTGCATCCAACCAAGAGCGAAGTCAAATTCCGCAATCAATCGCATGTCTATGGCGCATTGACCAAAGCGGTGCGCGAAGCCTTGGCCGCTCAAAGCACTATTCGGGCTTGGACAGGCTTTGGAGCCAATGAAAGTGTCAATCGGCGGGTCGAATTACGCTCGCCCAATGGTGAACGACGTGGCGCAAGCAATGATGCACCCTTGTTTGATGATGCGCCAGCAGCGCCACGCCCTCAGGTCAATAATTATCCTGATGATGATTTTGATTCGACCGTGAATTTGCCGCCAATCGCGAAACAAACGCGGTTTGAAACTCCAACCACCAGCCAAGCCAGCAGCTTCTTGCCGCCGCAACAACAGGCTTTTGATTCGGCGTATGCGCCGAGTATGCCAGCCCCAGGCGAGGCCAAATTGCCCATGTTACGGGTGGTTGGCCAAGTTAACGAAACCTATATTGTGGCCGAAAGCAGCGATGGTATGTATTTGGTCGATCAGCATGCGGCCCACGAACGGGTGGTGTATGAGCGCTTGATGGCCGAACATCAGGATGTGCCAATTGAACGCCAAACCCTGATGTTAGCGCAACCGATTGAATTACCACCAGCGGTCACCCGCTTGCTCAGCGCTCATTTGGTCGATTTAGAGCAATGGGGCTTTGAGGCCGAGGAATTTGGCGAAGGCACATTAATGTTGCGAGCGGTGCCAAGTGGCTTGCATGTTGGCCAAATTGCTACGGCATTGATGGAAATCGCTGATCATTTAAGTTATGAAGGCGGAGCCACTAGCGACGATCGACGTGAAAAAATGTTGACCACGATCGCCTGTCATAGCTCAATTCGCGCGGGCAAAACCCTGACCCACGAAGAGATGCGCCAGCTTTTGCAACAACTTGAGCGCTGCGAAATGCCGCGCACCTGCCCGCATGGCCGCCCAACCATGCTCCAAATCACCCAAGGCCAAATCGAACGCCAATTTGGGCGCAAAGGATGATATAAGAGCATAGAACATAGGATTTAGGGGCATTTAACGCAGAGGCACAGAGACGATTTAGGGGTCAGGAGCCAGCGATCAGGAGTCAGGATTGACGCTTGAGTTCGGTAATGCCAAGCTGACCCCTCGCCCCTGAATCCTGAACCCTTCGTGTCCTTCGTGGTTAAAAAACTAACTTCCAATAACACCCAAGATCATTTTATGTTCTATGTTCTATGCTCTATGTTCTTCACTAGATTTGCCAAATAAACAAGGCGAGGGTTGCTAAACTAATCGCGATGATTTTGCGGGCAGTTAATTGTTCGCGGAACAATGGCACAGCAATAATCGCCGTAATTGGCGTTTTGAGGTTAATTGCTAGCAGCACAAATGGCAGCGTTGCCGCGTCGGACATGGCTTGGGCATGCATCATCGCCACAAAACCACCGAAGGTGATCAAGCCAACTACCGCACCCCAACCCCATTCGTGGCGGCGCACTTGCGGTGTAAGGTGCAAGCCAGGAATCACCCCAGCCGCAAAATCAACAAACATCAACAATCCAATTTGTGCCCCAAAATTACGCGCATAGGTCACAGCAGCAAAACTTGAAACCACCAACAAGCCTAAACAAACATAGGTGGCGTTGCTTAGTTTCTCGCTACCTTTAACTTGAGCGCCAATGAGCACGGCGACTGCGGTTAATACACAAGCCAGTAGATTGCCCAGCGTAGGATTACCAGCCTGCGAAGGCAAATTGATCGTGACCGAGCCAACTTGCAGCATATTCCAAGCGGCGGGCAAGAGTAGAATCATCACTCCAGCAATCACTAAATCCAAATTGCTAATCGCAAAAACCAATGAGGCAGGCGAATGCTCCAAGGCTTTGGCGCGGGCAATCGTGGCAAAATAAAAGGTCACGCCAGCCAAAAAGGCCAAAATCGCCGCCGGCCACGACCACGATTCACCGCTGGCGATAAAATAGATTAGCCCACAAATTGTTGCAATCACACTTGAAGCATAAACCATCTGGGCCGGACGGGTCCGACTAGCAAGCGCCTTGAAGAGCAGTGACAATCCCGAATAGGCCACTACTGCCAAAGCTGTTAATCCAAAAACCATCGTGTTCCACCTTGGTGTGTCAATAAAGAGTTCAATGCTGGTTGGAACAGAGACGACAAAAAAGCGCGGGAAGACCCGCGCCCAAAGACTCATCAGCGAGGCTACTCAGTAATTGTCTCGCCTGCTGCCGTCCAAGGCGGCTCGACGATACATAAAAACTCTAAGCGTTGTTCGCCATCGTTGCGCAACCATTGTGAGCAACGTGGCGGAATATAGTAATACGAGCCAGCCTCGATCGCATGGGCCTGACCATCAAGCACCATCGTTCCATGTCCAGCGATAATGTAGTATACCTCAGATTGTTCAAGCCAGTGATCGGTAGTACGACAACCAACATCAACGTAGGCATGGGCTAAACTATAGCCAATGTGAACTTGCTGCTGAGCTGGATGCAACAATTCGCGCAAATGGCAACCATCGCCAGCCACAAACTCGGCTTGATCGCGCAGATGCGCCAAAAAAACTCGGTCGCTCATTCCATCCCCAGGTAGGCCTTTTGCACATCTTCATCTTCGCGCAACGTTGCGGCATCGCCTGCCTTAACAATTGCCCCAGTTTGCAGCACATAGGCTCGATGGGCAATGCCTAACGCCATCAAAGCGTTTTGCTCAACCACCAAAATGGTTGTGCCTTGGCTGTTGATATTTTGAATAATTTCAAAAATCAGGTCAACCAACACTGGGGCTAACCCCATCGATGGTTCATCGAGCAACAGCAAGCGAGGCCGCGACATCAAAGCGCGGCCAATTGCCAACATTTGCTGCTCGCCACCAGAGAGCGTGCCGCCACGCTGAGCAACCCGCTCCTTCAAGCGTGGAAATAGCTCAAACACCCGATCCATGTCGCTAGCAATTTCAGCTTTATCGTTGCGGGTGAATGCGCCCATTTCTAGGTTTTCGCGCACAGTAAGGTTGGCAAAAATCCGCCGACCTTCAGGCGATTGCGAAATACCCTGCGAAACAATTTTATGGGCGGGCACACCATTGAGCGGCTTGCCTTCAAACAACACTTGGCCTGTGCGGGGCGGCGTAATGCCAGAGATTGTCCGCAAGGTTGTGCTTTTCCCAGCGCCATTCGAGCCAATTAGGGTCACAATCTCGCCTTGATTAATCTCCAGCGAAATGCCCTTGAGCGCATGAATGTTGCCGTAATAGGTATGTACATTTTGCAATTGCAACATCGCGAATGTCCTTATCATTAAAGGATGAAGGATGAGGGATGAAGGATGAAATACCCGATCATCCAATGCGATCCTTCTCTAGGCAACCATGAATGCTAGGCCACAGTGCTCGGGTCGTTGTCCAGAAGATTTGAATTATGCTAATCGACGTAGCATTCTTCGCGCTCTTCGCGACTTCAAACCCGACCCCCGATCCCCAACAACCAATCCCCAGCCTTAGGCTTTATCAAACACCGGAGCGCCGCCGCCTTTGCCCTTGGCGGCATGACCTGTGCCAAGATAGGCCTCGACAACCTTGGGATCAGTTTGGACTTCGCGTGGCAAGCCTTCGGAAATTTTAATCCCGCGATCAAGTACGGTCACCCGCTCGGAAATACCCATGACCACTTTCATATCGTGTTCGATCAGCAGTACCGTCAGATCGCGCTCATCACGCACCTGATAGATCAACTTGGTCAAGGCATCGGTTTCTTTGGGGTTCATGCCAGCGGTTGGCTCATCGAGCAACAACAGTTTGGGGTTAGTTGCCAAGGCCCGGGCCACTTCCAAACGGCGCTGATCGCCATACGGCAGATTTTTGGCCATTTCGTCGGCACTGTTACGGCCTAAACCGACATATTCAAGCAACTCAAAGGCTTTATGCCGTGCTTCTTTTTCCTCGGCTCGCATGCTGGGAGTACGGAAAAGCGTGCCCAACAAGCCAGTATGCATACGGCAATGCTGGCCAACCAAAACATTTTCAAGCGCCGTCATATGCGCAAACAAACGAATATTTTGGAAGGTTCGGCCAATCCCCAGCTTGGTTACTTCGCTAGGCTTTGTGCCGTTGATCCGCTGACCATCGAAAATCATGTCGCCATCGCTGGGCGTGTACAAACCAGTAATCATATTGAAAAAGGTGGTTTTACCAGCACCGTTGGGGCCAATCAGCCCAACAATCGAACCTTTTTCAATCTCAAATGAAACATCGCTCACGGCGGTTAGGCCACCAAAACGCTTGGTAATGCCGCGAGCTAGCAGCAAAGGTGCCATGCAGGTCTCCTACGCCGCCAACGACGGATCAGCATCCGCCTCGGCTGCCACGCTATTGATATTGATCGGATCATCATCGGAATGTAATTCGGCTTTGCGACGCTCGTTAGGCAACAGGCCTTCCGGTCGAATCAGCATCATCACCACCAACACGATGCCAAACAACAATAAACGTTGTTGGGTCAGATCTTGTAGGGCGGAAACCCCGACCGTACTACCACCGGTGGTGAGGGCTCTCTGGTCAGCAATATCGCGGAATAATTCGGCACCTTTGGGGATAAACATCTTATCAGCGCCCTGAATCAGCAGGCCACCGACAATCACCCCGGCCATATTGCCCAAACCACCGAGAATCACCATACAGAGCAAGATGATTGAAACGCTAAAGTCGAATGAGCTTGGGAAAATTGCCCCGATGAATGCGCCATAGAACGCACCACCAAAGCCTGAGAACATTGCCCCCATCGAGAAGGCGAGCAATTTGGTGCGTACCACATTGATGCCCATTGCATCGGCGGCTAATTCATCCTCGCGCATGGCCATCCAAGCGCGGCCTTGGCGTGAATCACGCAAGCGGTTGATGAAGAAAATCGCCAAGCCCATGATGATAATCAACAGGTAATACCAAGGAATTTTGTTCGATGGCTCAAAATTGCCAATCAACGGCAAATTTGGCGGCGAGATTGGGTTAATCCCTTTATTACCACCAGTTAAGTCCATCTGTTCAATCCCAATTGGCAGGCCAAAGAAGCGCAAGGTCAAGGTTCCCGTGGGCGGGCCACCACCAAGGTTGCGGAAGAGAATCGGTACAATTTCGCCGAAACCAAGGGTCACAATCGCCAAATAGTCGCCCCTTAAGGGTAGTGTGGGCGCACCCAAGGCCAAACCAGCAATTGCCGCGACCGCCGCCGCCACCCAAATCACCAACCAAAAACTAATGTTGATGCCAAGGTGCGGCGATGAGAGCATAGCGGTGGTATAGGCACCAATTGCAAAGAAGGCTGCATAACCTAAGTCAAGCAAGCCTGCATAACCCACCACAATGTTCAAGCCCAAGGCCAACAGAATAAAGATATAAATTGGGATCAAGGCATCGAGCAAAAGCAAGTTGCCAGCGCGATCAATCAAGGGAATCAAGATCACCGGCAGGGCAATCACCGCTAACAGTGGGATATTAGGCCGCAACGGCAAAGCCCGTGCTGCACCCGCTGCCGCCCCCAATAATGCGCCCGTGATGGTACAAAAGACCAAGACAAACAGCAAAATCAGAATATCACTGGCTAAGCCCATCGCATGAGCTAAAATCACGGTTTCGGATAAATGCTCGGCAAACTCGCTAGCATCAACCCCAGCGGCGGGAGCGATCACAAAGGCGGTTAAAAAGAGGGCAAGGGCCGTCCAAGCGCCAGCAATTGCGCCAGCCCCAGCGCCCAAAGCAGCTCCATCTTGGGGTGTTGCTTGTGGTTTGCGTTGAAATGCTAGCAAACCAGCGCCCAAACCACTGAGCATACCCGCAATAATCGCCACACCTGGCTTATCGGGGCCATAGACAATTGTCATGACCGCGCCGAACAAACCAGCAATTAAGCCACCTTTAACCATATCGGGTAAGGGCGCACTATACAGCAAACAGAGCGCGGCAATGACCAGACCACCAATTATTGCCGAGCCAAGCGCAAGGTTCGGGTAATTCCATAAAAAGAATGTCCCGACTGCAAAGCCAATTCCACCAGTTATCAAATAGCGCTTTGTATTTGGCATACAATCCTCGTTTCTAGGCTTTTTGGCCACCTTCTTGTCCGAGCAAACCAGTTGGTCGGAAGAGCAAAATCAAGACAAGAATGGCGAAAATCACCGCATTCGACCAGCGTGCGCCAATATATTGATCGCTCAATGCAAGGATCAACCCAATCAGCAAACCACCCAAAGCCGAACCAAGGATATTGCCAATGCCACCAAGCACTGCCGCCGTAAACGAAAGCAAGCCAGCGGTAAAACCCATGGTAAATAAGGCAGTTCCGTTGTAGAGACCAACGATCATACCAGCAGCACCGCCCAACGCGCCACCAATAAGGAAGGTTACAGAGATGGTGCGGTCGGCGTTGATGCCCATCAAACGTGCTGCATCACGGTCTTGAGCCGTTGCACGAATTGCTTTACCAAGTTTGGTAAAACGCACAAACGAATATAAGCCCGCGAGCAAGCCAAGACTTACAACGACTACCAAGAGATCTTTATAACTAAAATTCAGCCCAGCAGGGATAAAAAAGACTTGTTCCTTTGGTAACAAGTCGGGAATGTTTTTCGGCGCAACTGATTGGCTGCCCATGGCGGTGGAAACTCGTTCAAGGGCATCGGAACCAATGGCATCAGCCGCTTTGCCCCAAATCAGGCCATCGCCCAAGAAAATCCCAACATTCTGCAAGACAAACGACATGCCAATCGCTGAAATCAAGGGAGCCAAACGTGGGGCATTGCGCAATGGTCGATAGGCAAAGCGCTCAATCCCAGCATTCAAGAACGCTGTACAAAGCATCACTAAGCCCAAAATGGCAATTAACGAAAAGAAAATCGTTAAGCCTGAGCTGGTTTTGGGGTCTAAGCCAAATAAACTAATAAAGATCAACGAAAGAAATGCCCCGATCATAAATAGATCACCGTGGGCAAAGTTGATCAACTCCAAAATCCCATAGACCAAGGTATAGCCTAATGCAATCACTGCAATGTAGGTGCCTTTGGTCAAGCCAATGACGATCTGTTGCATGAGTTGACCTGTATCGCCAATCATCTCAAGCAAAATCGTTTGGTAAATGGGAATGGCAAAGAATCCGAGGAAGATAATCAGGCCGACAAGTGTAAAAGCCCGTCGCTTGGTCAGAAATGGCTCACGTGGTACAAGCGGAGCCGACTGCGGCGACGTTGGAGTTTGAGATGCTGCCATAGCGCGTTATTCCTCTGTACCCAGCAAGGGGCTGGCAACGACACAATCCACACAGGGGAAAGGGACGATCAGCAAAGGATCGTCCCTTGGAAACGGTATCTAAGCTTACTTGAGGACTTGAACGAATTCGAACGCGCCACCCTTGATTTGTTGGCCGCTCATTTGGGTCAAGGTGGTGTCGCCGCTTGCGTCGAAGCCCCATTTGCCCAACACGCCATCAAAATCTTTGGTTGCGAAAACGTTCTTCAAGATGGTTTCGCGGTTGACGCTAGCACATGATTGGTTGATCGCAGCCAACGCTACGTTGGTTGATTCATAGCCGTAGACAGCGTAAGCTTCTGGCTCAGCGTTGAATTTGGTCTTGTAGGCGTTGTACCATTCGGCACCTTTGCCTTCAAGCTTGGCTGGTGGAACGCCACCGAAGGTTGCATAAACGCCTTCAGCGTTATCAGCACCAGCAGCGTCGATAAAGGCTTGTTCGAAGATCCCGTCTGGACCCATGAACTTAACTTTATCAGCGGTCATGCCAGCAGCCCGCATGTCTTTGACCAATTGGCCTGCGTTGCTTTGGGTAATGCCACCGAAGTAGATCATGTCGGGGTTGGTAGCAGCGATTTTCGACATCAACGCTTTGTAATCGCTAGCTTTGGCATCGATGCTATCGCGGCCTGCAATCTTGATGCCATTCTTTTCAGCGGTAGCAGCAAATACGTCAGCAATGCCTTTGCCATACAACTCGGTATCATCCAAGATGTAGACATTGGTTACGCCCAATTCTTTGGCCCAGTTGCCTGCGGCAGCACCTTGCAAGTCGTCGGCTGGCACCACGCGGGTGTAGTTGCGGGTACCTTTGGGATAGTAAACTGCTGGTTCGCCTTCAGCACCTTTGCCATCCTTAGTCAAGCCAGGGTAGGTGTTAGCAGGGCTGATCATCACAATTCCAGCATTGTTCAAGATCGGAATCGAGATCTTGGCAGCACCTGAGTTGAAGGTACCGATATAGACCATCACATCTTTGTTTGAAGCAGCAGCATTAGCGTTTTCGGCTTCTTTCGCTTCATCCCAAGCGCCTTTAGCTGCGGTTGCATCGTCAAGATCTTCATACTTGATCTCAACATTCCCATCGCACGCGGTGTATTTGGCTTCTTCTAAACGCATCTTGATGGCGTTTACAATGGTATCTGTTTGTCCTTTTGAGGAACCGGTGCGGGGTAAGCTACTAACAATCGTGACGGTAGTTTTGGTTGTTCCACCAGTTTGGGTGCCACATGCGGCCAAAATCACCATGATCATGGTCAAGACGAGCGAGAATGAAAGGAAACGTTTCATAATTCCAGTTGCTCCTTGTTTAAAAGCGAGGAAAGCCTAAAACTGGCTAGCCCAAAGCCATACATGGTTTTAGTGATGAGGCAAAAACCTCCTTAAAAGCCACATTCAACTCAAAGGTGCAATCATTGAACGACGGCTACCTGCAATGGTAGCGGGTTGGATTGGGAGAAAGTAGAGGGTCTTATAGGGCGGTAGTGTACACAACGACCATGGTTTTGTCAAACAATCAAGGTAGGACAATTTGGAGGGATGAGGGATGAAGGATGAAGGATGAAAGAGCATAATCCAGACGATTTAGGGGCTAGGGGTCAGGGGTCAGGAATTAACCCAGAGGCGCAGCGTTAAGCAGGATGAAGGATAAATTATGAGGGATGAAGAACCATAATCAAACAAATCTGTGCTCAGCTGTGGCTAAAGGTGCCTTCGCGTTCTTCGAGCCCTTGGTGGTTTCGGCCTTCGTGCGCTTCGTGTCCTTCGTGGATCAGAATAAACTGGCCATGATCCCTAATAACGAATCCCTTTTTGCCCTTTTTGCTTGTACAATACCAAGTACCTGAGTCGCAGTGGACGAAAGGAGCAAACATGCGACGGATTGTGATCCTGCTGGGCTTGATTTTGAGCCTGATTCTCATCCCCTCGAATTCGCCCTCAACCAGTGCCGCCGAGCCTTCGCGTCCGGTTTTTGCCTACTACTATGGCTGGTGGGGCAGCCAAACCTGGTATCTCGACAAAATTCGCGACCGCCCGCTGGAACTCTACGAGAGCGACCGCGATAGCACCATGCTCAACCATATTCGCCAAGCCAAAAATGCTGGCATCGATGGTTTTATTTGTACTTGGCGCTATACATGTGCTCGCTTGCTGCAATTAGCCGA from Chloroflexota bacterium includes these protein-coding regions:
- the lon gene encoding endopeptidase La — its product is MADDRQLVDEIPAATTLELPVLPLINTVLFPTMVTPLFVARELSMAAIEAAMSADRQIVAVAQRAIEIEEHDTSQLYQVGVIAHIERVLKLPDGTTSVLVQGQQRVQIVDWLATEPYINAQVQIIEPDHESSLAIEAMMRGVLASYEKVVKLSRTMPDDAYVAALNLEDASALADLIASTLPLDIVRRQQLLELFEIEERLRRLSVVLSQEIDVLELEHHIQNQVQKEVDKSQRDFFLREQLKAIQTELGQEDPLTRELNELHDRIVAANLPAKAQAKALEELGRLEMMPPAAPEYSVIRTYLDWLLELPWSKTSADVADLEVAAKVLENNHYGLKKVKERILEFIAVRMLAGDSTKSPILCFVGPPGVGKTSLGRSVAEALGREFVRLSLGGVHDEAEIRGHRRTYIGAMPGRIIQTMKDAGTINPVFMLDEIDKLGNDFRGDPAAALLEVLDPEQNNTFADHYLDLPYDLSKIMFITTANMLDPIDEPLLDRMEIVELPGYIEEEKVQIARKFLIPKQIEANGLKQHPITISDEALRQIIRTYTWEAGVRNLEREIGGICRKIARRVAEKKRYPRRITPTMLTDFLGQPPFDYSRANDRDEIGVATGMVWSSNGGDVVAIETAIVDGKGTTTLTGQLGDVMQESAQAALSYARASSRRLGIDGKRFEKIDIHIHVPEGGVPKDGPSAGITLACSVISALTHRPLRRDVAMTGEITLRGRVLPIGGLRDKILGAYRAGITTMLIPKKNLRDLEEVPNNVRRQITVVAVEHMDEVLPIAFVSNPLERGSQHTSDGDQTSVVLPTITQPQLGSVEL
- a CDS encoding response regulator; the encoded protein is MQHIVVVDDTPALAELVMRMLTRYGYSVRTLSGGLQLIEYMRQHRPALVLLDVGLPVKDGWTLIREIRMQPDLAHIPVIAVTAHAADEDRQRAFSAGYTNYLSKPFDVQDLLQMVRGYVPSAV
- a CDS encoding class I SAM-dependent rRNA methyltransferase, encoding MAARSMPTINLPTQLKAHLQAGHPWVYRDHVPPSTRLASGTWVRLHCGNWQGFGLWDARSPIALRIFSSRMQPDANWIKTVVQQAWQAREPLRQTATTAYRLLFGEGDGLPGITVDLYNQYAVIATYADCVEVLIADVVKALQASVPQLRGVVRRRRDDSENDDETGKIELLWGELPPAQLVIEEHGLKLIANLFEGQKTGLFLDHRENRHTIEQWSNGKTVLNCFSYTGAFSLYAARGGATATTSVDIAPAAAHDAEQNFMLNGLMNEHQRFLARDCFDFLSRTIQRGETYDLVILDPPSFARSKKNIHAATRAYVKLNVLAIQCVAKGGLLASASCTSQLSPANFRLMLGEAAAQTDQQLRIIHEAGQALDHPVPAHFNEGRYLKFVLARVDERM
- a CDS encoding cupin domain-containing protein, producing the protein MSDRVFLAHLRDQAEFVAGDGCHLRELLHPAQQQVHIGYSLAHAYVDVGCRTTDHWLEQSEVYYIIAGHGTMVLDGQAHAIEAGSYYYIPPRCSQWLRNDGEQRLEFLCIVEPPWTAAGETITE
- the mutL gene encoding DNA mismatch repair endonuclease MutL; this encodes MPIRVLDPTLAAQIAAGEVVERPASVVKELIENSVDAGATEIRVEAREGGKRELRIQDNGCGIASDEVETAFLRHATSKVTEIEDLFSIRTLGFRGEALPSIASVAQVTCLTRTAADEVGTELRIAGGEIQAKTPRGCSVGTTFTIRNLFYNTPARLKFMRSDATEMSQISTIVTQYALAYPNIRWTLLLDGKLALQTPGNGRLLDALIELYGIDVGREMISVDRTSEAEDETVRVHGFVSQPSTFRAARSYMHLFVNQRWIKPQGNLVYMIEEAYHTLLMKGRHPIVALNIELEPEAVDVNVHPTKSEVKFRNQSHVYGALTKAVREALAAQSTIRAWTGFGANESVNRRVELRSPNGERRGASNDAPLFDDAPAAPRPQVNNYPDDDFDSTVNLPPIAKQTRFETPTTSQASSFLPPQQQAFDSAYAPSMPAPGEAKLPMLRVVGQVNETYIVAESSDGMYLVDQHAAHERVVYERLMAEHQDVPIERQTLMLAQPIELPPAVTRLLSAHLVDLEQWGFEAEEFGEGTLMLRAVPSGLHVGQIATALMEIADHLSYEGGATSDDRREKMLTTIACHSSIRAGKTLTHEEMRQLLQQLERCEMPRTCPHGRPTMLQITQGQIERQFGRKG